A DNA window from Halomonas zincidurans B6 contains the following coding sequences:
- a CDS encoding DUF927 domain-containing protein: protein MKFQLRDSGLYCFSSDEWQRVGGWIEVIARTRLSNKKHGHGALLQWKNMDNVLLREVVYARNLNGDNARQIRELLVDSGYPLEPGNISWARLQRYLLEEMAKAPPATTVDRTGWHGPIFATSSWTAGQADEQHYFVGQLSTSPLLQENGSLQDWQAQVGKLCEGNPLAMFSIGVALAAPLLKHAEIENGAFHFGGNSSSGKTTLLQAAASVCGAPTFVRNWVSTANGLAAVAAEHNDMLLALDEIGLARPEDVDVATYHIMTGASKLRANISGDLTAQTHWRTLALSTGEVWLSEVFQEIGKSVKAGQETRLVEIPIFGRFGAFDKLHGFNSAQEFVDTLKSRTGHYHGTLFRHWLERLTEDVNDLPSYIQNEVARLTEQWKTPHMASQVVRVIRRFALITAALCLACRNYLLPWTEAESVRAVHQVVGAWLRSRGHIFNSEEYRLLARLRDAIYKWNHRLVDIERGDYGRAIGLRRKVAGETQWLIPKNTLIKELGLRSRYTREIEPLIQRDFLETNEQSRGTMKIKLRDRSERFFALWPDRIKAYWEALPDGDGLSQFPTYPSVDSEVTENE, encoded by the coding sequence ATGAAATTTCAATTGAGAGACTCTGGCCTGTACTGCTTCAGCTCTGATGAATGGCAAAGAGTTGGTGGATGGATTGAGGTTATTGCCAGAACCCGACTCTCCAACAAGAAGCACGGTCACGGTGCGCTGCTGCAGTGGAAAAATATGGACAACGTCCTGCTCCGCGAGGTGGTGTATGCGCGCAACCTGAACGGCGATAACGCCCGACAGATACGGGAGCTGCTCGTGGACAGCGGCTATCCGCTGGAGCCTGGCAATATCAGTTGGGCACGACTACAACGCTACCTGCTTGAGGAAATGGCAAAGGCGCCGCCGGCCACAACCGTCGACCGTACAGGTTGGCACGGCCCCATCTTCGCGACGAGTAGCTGGACGGCAGGTCAGGCGGATGAGCAGCACTACTTCGTCGGGCAGCTATCAACCTCCCCTCTACTTCAGGAAAACGGTTCTCTCCAGGATTGGCAAGCTCAAGTGGGGAAGCTGTGTGAGGGCAACCCGCTGGCGATGTTCAGCATTGGGGTAGCCCTTGCGGCACCACTGCTGAAGCATGCGGAGATTGAAAATGGGGCTTTTCACTTCGGCGGCAATAGCTCCAGCGGTAAAACGACACTACTGCAGGCGGCCGCGAGCGTGTGTGGTGCACCAACGTTTGTGCGGAACTGGGTATCGACTGCCAATGGCTTGGCAGCCGTGGCTGCTGAGCACAATGACATGTTGCTGGCATTGGATGAAATTGGCCTGGCGCGCCCGGAAGATGTCGATGTAGCGACGTATCATATAATGACCGGTGCCAGTAAGTTGCGTGCGAATATATCAGGGGACCTTACTGCACAAACGCACTGGCGAACTCTGGCTTTAAGTACCGGTGAGGTATGGCTATCGGAAGTATTTCAGGAAATAGGCAAGTCGGTTAAAGCCGGCCAAGAAACCCGACTTGTCGAGATTCCGATTTTTGGGAGGTTTGGAGCCTTTGACAAGTTGCATGGATTCAACAGTGCCCAAGAGTTCGTGGACACGTTGAAAAGCCGTACCGGGCACTACCACGGCACACTGTTCCGGCACTGGCTCGAGCGTCTTACAGAAGATGTGAATGACCTACCCAGCTACATCCAGAATGAGGTTGCCCGGTTGACGGAGCAATGGAAGACCCCTCATATGGCTTCGCAAGTCGTCCGAGTGATCAGGCGGTTCGCACTGATCACCGCTGCACTATGCCTGGCATGTCGGAACTATCTCCTCCCCTGGACGGAAGCGGAGTCGGTTCGAGCAGTACACCAAGTCGTTGGAGCCTGGCTTCGGAGCCGGGGTCACATCTTCAATTCGGAGGAGTACCGCCTGTTGGCCCGCCTTCGCGATGCTATTTACAAATGGAATCACCGTCTCGTTGACATAGAGCGGGGGGATTACGGAAGAGCAATTGGTCTGCGACGCAAAGTGGCCGGTGAGACGCAGTGGCTGATACCCAAAAATACTCTTATCAAGGAGCTTGGCCTTCGAAGTCGATACACCCGGGAAATTGAGCCGCTGATCCAGAGAGATTTCCTGGAAACCAATGAACAGAGCCGTGGCACCATGAAAATCAAGCTACGGGATCGATCGGAGCGTTTTTTCGCCCTGTGGCCTGATCGCATCAAGGCGTATTGGGAAGCGCTACCGGATGGAGATGGACTTTCCCAGTTTCCCACTTATCCCAGTGTTGATTCGGAGGTAACGGAGAATGAGTAA
- a CDS encoding helix-turn-helix transcriptional regulator → MSNKTFSPPSEEVRAKLLARSGQCERLVRESDRRAITAVSRTQWWTLERKRVAPARLKLGCNSVAWRLSDLLAWIEQQGA, encoded by the coding sequence ATGAGTAACAAGACCTTCAGTCCGCCTTCGGAGGAGGTGCGCGCCAAGCTGCTGGCTCGTTCTGGACAGTGTGAGCGGCTGGTTCGGGAGTCGGACCGTCGAGCGATTACAGCCGTCAGCCGGACGCAGTGGTGGACCTTGGAACGAAAGCGAGTGGCTCCGGCACGACTCAAGCTGGGATGCAACTCAGTGGCCTGGCGCCTGTCGGATCTGTTGGCCTGGATTGAGCAACAAGGGGCCTGA
- a CDS encoding tyrosine-type recombinase/integrase translates to MGKLHDKTVKKLIKEKPSVRHADGNGLYLMTPKRGDAYWMLRYTTPATKLRREYTIGKVDDWSLADARDEAAKLRLAIKREGADPVQERQKVNQNPFKTLNDLYADYYELRKREIASHQKEKSLYEREVAWRIGKVELEKIRPVDISEILRDVANGYDDNKPRPTLSNDLMRLLRNLFDHGIKLDVTRFNPASPFRPRDAGGEEKAANYPMNEEEVIEFFNKLRVIPAQFSRENYLACALLIATCTRKMELLAAPWSEFDLENRIWYLPEERTKKRRAIDIPLAEPAVEWLNELKVRSCGSEWVFPARRISKKARTPHVCENTLNHALKKLFEKKLFSFDKRRVHDLRGTARTKLGKLGFDDNLAQRCLNQLPGNRTDRVYNKHAYFEERRKAHEALCEWLAPIVRGEVSSGG, encoded by the coding sequence GTGGGCAAGCTACACGACAAAACCGTCAAGAAATTGATCAAAGAGAAGCCATCCGTTCGGCATGCCGACGGCAACGGCCTCTACCTCATGACCCCGAAGCGCGGCGACGCTTACTGGATGCTGCGCTACACCACTCCAGCTACCAAGCTCCGGCGTGAATACACCATCGGCAAAGTGGACGACTGGTCACTGGCCGACGCCCGTGATGAGGCGGCGAAGCTGAGGTTGGCGATCAAGCGTGAGGGTGCTGACCCGGTTCAGGAGCGGCAGAAGGTCAACCAAAACCCCTTCAAAACGCTCAATGACCTGTACGCGGACTACTACGAGCTTCGCAAACGAGAAATTGCGTCCCACCAGAAAGAGAAGAGCCTGTACGAACGCGAGGTGGCTTGGCGCATCGGGAAGGTGGAGCTGGAAAAGATCCGGCCAGTGGATATCAGTGAAATTCTGCGCGACGTCGCTAACGGCTATGACGACAATAAGCCCCGCCCGACCCTCTCAAATGACTTGATGCGTCTGCTGAGGAACCTGTTTGATCATGGCATCAAACTGGACGTCACCCGGTTCAATCCCGCCTCGCCATTCCGCCCCAGGGATGCCGGTGGGGAGGAGAAGGCCGCCAACTACCCGATGAATGAGGAAGAGGTCATTGAGTTCTTCAACAAGCTCCGGGTTATTCCGGCGCAGTTCAGCCGTGAAAACTACCTGGCCTGTGCTTTGTTGATTGCGACCTGTACGAGAAAAATGGAGCTTCTGGCAGCGCCTTGGTCGGAATTCGATCTGGAGAACCGTATCTGGTACCTGCCCGAGGAAAGGACCAAAAAGAGAAGGGCCATCGATATCCCGTTGGCGGAGCCCGCCGTGGAATGGCTGAATGAGCTGAAGGTACGTTCCTGCGGTAGTGAGTGGGTATTTCCAGCTCGCAGGATCAGTAAAAAGGCACGGACTCCGCATGTGTGTGAAAACACGCTGAACCATGCGCTCAAAAAGCTCTTTGAGAAAAAACTCTTCTCATTCGACAAGCGCCGCGTCCACGATCTGCGTGGCACGGCCAGGACGAAGCTGGGCAAGCTTGGTTTTGATGACAATCTGGCTCAGCGCTGCCTGAATCAACTGCCCGGCAACCGGACGGACCGGGTTTATAACAAGCATGCGTACTTTGAAGAACGAAGAAAGGCTCACGAGGCGCTCTGCGAGTGGCTGGCGCCCATCGTGAGAGGTGAAGTCAGCTCTGGAGGGTAA
- a CDS encoding YicC/YloC family endoribonuclease: MAYSMTAFSRQTLDAAWGSLQLELRSVNQRYLEPHFRLPESLRDLEPAFREALRTRLARGKIECQLRFDPAAAGESLSVNRERLAELSRALHEVRAELPDAPMPDALALLDHPGVVDARGADLDTVKREALILFDAALDDLIAGRAREGERLAELIRSRLDGVRAQVVTVRELLPQILERQRNQLIERLEAFKAELDPQRLEAEIALLAQKADVDEELDRLEIHIAEIERQLKQKGPIGRRLDFLMQELNREANTLSSKAVVADTTRCAVELKVLIEQMREQVQNIE, encoded by the coding sequence ATGGCCTATAGCATGACCGCCTTCAGCCGGCAGACCCTGGATGCCGCCTGGGGCAGCCTGCAGCTGGAACTGCGCTCGGTGAACCAGCGCTACCTGGAGCCGCATTTTCGTCTTCCCGAGAGCCTGCGCGACCTCGAGCCCGCCTTCCGCGAGGCCCTGCGTACCCGCCTGGCGCGGGGCAAGATCGAATGCCAGCTGCGCTTCGATCCCGCCGCCGCCGGCGAATCGCTGAGCGTCAACCGCGAGCGTCTCGCCGAACTGTCCCGCGCCCTGCACGAGGTCCGCGCCGAGCTGCCCGACGCGCCGATGCCCGATGCCCTGGCGCTGCTCGATCATCCCGGTGTGGTCGACGCCCGGGGCGCCGATCTCGATACCGTCAAGCGCGAGGCGCTGATACTGTTCGATGCCGCGCTCGACGATTTGATCGCCGGGCGCGCCCGAGAGGGCGAACGCCTCGCCGAGCTGATTCGCAGCCGGCTCGACGGCGTGCGCGCGCAGGTCGTCACGGTGCGCGAACTGCTCCCCCAGATCCTCGAACGTCAGCGCAACCAGCTGATCGAACGCCTCGAAGCGTTCAAGGCCGAGCTCGACCCGCAACGCCTCGAAGCCGAAATCGCCCTGCTCGCCCAGAAGGCCGACGTCGACGAAGAGTTAGACCGGCTGGAAATCCACATCGCCGAAATCGAACGCCAGCTCAAGCAGAAAGGCCCGATCGGCCGCCGCCTCGACTTCCTGATGCAGGAGCTCAACCGCGAGGCCAATACGCTCTCCTCCAAGGCGGTGGTCGCCGACACCACCCGCTGCGCGGTGGAACTCAAGGTGCTGATCGAGCAGATGAGAGAGCAGGTGCAGAACATAGAGTGA
- the rph gene encoding ribonuclease PH, with protein sequence MRPAAIRPSGRQPDQPREIQLIRDYTRHAEGSVLVAFGDTQVLCNASVEAGVPRWLRGKGQGWITAEYGMLPRATHSRSGREATRGKQGGRTLEIQRLIGRSLRAAVNLKKLGEFTITVDCDVIQADGGTRTASITGGCVALVDAIRYLQREKQIKTDPFKQLVSSVSVGVYKGTPVVDLDYPEDSAAGTDMNVVMTEDGGLIEVQGTAETAAFSRDELNAMLDLAEKAGQSLFEHQREALQIRR encoded by the coding sequence ATGCGCCCAGCGGCCATACGACCCAGCGGACGACAGCCCGATCAGCCCCGCGAGATCCAGCTGATCCGCGACTATACCCGCCACGCCGAAGGTTCGGTGCTGGTGGCCTTCGGTGATACCCAGGTGCTGTGCAACGCCAGCGTCGAAGCCGGCGTGCCGCGCTGGCTGCGCGGCAAGGGCCAGGGCTGGATCACCGCCGAGTACGGCATGCTGCCGCGCGCCACGCACAGCCGCAGCGGACGCGAGGCGACCCGTGGCAAGCAGGGCGGACGCACGCTGGAGATCCAGCGGCTGATCGGCCGCTCGCTGCGCGCGGCGGTCAATCTCAAGAAGCTCGGCGAATTCACCATCACCGTCGACTGCGACGTGATCCAGGCCGACGGCGGCACGCGCACGGCGTCGATCACCGGCGGCTGCGTGGCGCTGGTCGATGCCATCCGCTATCTGCAGCGCGAGAAGCAGATCAAGACCGACCCGTTCAAGCAGCTGGTCAGTTCTGTGTCGGTGGGCGTCTACAAGGGCACGCCGGTGGTCGATCTCGACTACCCCGAAGACAGCGCCGCGGGTACCGACATGAACGTGGTGATGACCGAGGACGGCGGGCTGATCGAGGTGCAGGGCACCGCCGAGACGGCGGCGTTCTCGCGCGACGAACTCAACGCCATGCTCGACCTGGCCGAGAAGGCCGGCCAGAGCCTGTTCGAGCATCAGCGCGAGGCGCTGCAGATTCGTCGTTGA
- a CDS encoding exodeoxyribonuclease III yields MKIASINVNGIRAAVERGFLDWLADQDVDVVCVQNLKAKSFELDDSILYPEGYEGYFLDAEQDGFSGVGLYCRKIPKAIMYGLGFEQCDNEARFLQADYDRFSIASFLMPDGSDYTAKQSFMSQYQEYLSKMARKRREYIICGTWHIAHKTVDLANWADNQTTPGFKPEERAWMDQMFGPTGFIDTFREVNRDAGEYTWWPKLDQDVPRSRQEGWRIDYQIVGPNFRRHVVDAWIDREATFSEFAPLIVEYDLTL; encoded by the coding sequence ATGAAAATCGCCAGCATCAACGTCAATGGAATTCGTGCCGCGGTCGAGCGAGGGTTTCTCGATTGGCTGGCCGATCAGGATGTCGATGTCGTCTGCGTGCAGAACCTGAAGGCCAAGAGTTTCGAGCTCGACGACAGCATCCTCTATCCCGAAGGCTACGAGGGCTATTTCCTCGATGCCGAGCAGGACGGCTTCTCCGGGGTCGGCCTGTACTGTCGCAAGATCCCCAAGGCGATCATGTACGGGCTGGGCTTCGAGCAGTGCGACAACGAGGCCCGCTTCCTGCAGGCCGATTACGACCGCTTCAGCATCGCCAGCTTCCTGATGCCCGACGGCAGCGACTACACCGCCAAGCAGAGCTTCATGAGCCAGTATCAGGAATACCTGTCGAAGATGGCCCGCAAGCGCCGCGAGTACATCATCTGCGGCACCTGGCACATCGCCCACAAGACCGTCGACCTGGCGAACTGGGCCGACAACCAGACGACCCCCGGTTTCAAGCCCGAGGAGCGCGCCTGGATGGATCAGATGTTCGGCCCTACCGGCTTCATCGACACCTTCCGCGAAGTCAACCGCGATGCCGGCGAATACACCTGGTGGCCCAAGCTCGATCAGGACGTGCCGCGCAGCCGTCAGGAAGGCTGGCGCATCGACTACCAGATCGTCGGCCCCAACTTCCGCCGTCACGTGGTCGACGCCTGGATCGACCGCGAGGCGACCTTCTCCGAGTTCGCCCCGCTGATCGTCGAGTACGACCTGACGCTCTGA
- the pyrE gene encoding orotate phosphoribosyltransferase: MAGQLQAYQRDFIAFAIEQGVLKFGEFTLKSGRVSPYFFNAGLFKSGAALARLGRCYAQAIADSGLQAEVLFGPAYKGIPLGTATAVALAEHHGRDLPFAFNRKEAKAHGEGGQIVGAALTGRVLIVDDVITAGTAIGEVMTLIESAGASAAGVVIALDRQECGQADGEMTRHSAIQEVEARYAMPVVSIVTLDQVLAYLEQYAGSELQPHAEAIRDYRARYGVLAR; the protein is encoded by the coding sequence GTGGCCGGCCAGCTGCAAGCCTACCAGCGCGACTTCATCGCCTTCGCCATCGAGCAGGGCGTGCTCAAGTTCGGCGAGTTCACCCTCAAGTCGGGTCGCGTCAGCCCCTATTTCTTCAATGCCGGCCTTTTCAAGAGCGGTGCCGCCCTGGCGCGCCTCGGCCGTTGCTACGCCCAGGCCATCGCCGACAGCGGGCTCCAGGCCGAGGTGCTGTTCGGCCCCGCCTACAAGGGCATTCCGCTGGGCACCGCCACCGCCGTGGCGCTGGCCGAGCATCACGGTCGCGACCTGCCGTTCGCCTTCAACCGCAAGGAGGCCAAGGCCCATGGCGAGGGTGGCCAGATCGTCGGCGCCGCGCTCACCGGGCGGGTGCTGATCGTCGACGACGTGATCACCGCCGGCACCGCGATCGGCGAGGTCATGACGCTGATCGAATCGGCCGGCGCCAGCGCCGCCGGGGTGGTGATCGCCCTCGATCGCCAGGAGTGCGGCCAGGCCGACGGCGAGATGACCCGCCATAGCGCCATCCAGGAAGTCGAGGCGCGTTACGCCATGCCGGTGGTCAGCATCGTCACGCTCGATCAGGTGCTCGCCTACCTCGAGCAGTACGCCGGCAGCGAGCTTCAGCCGCATGCCGAGGCGATCCGCGACTACCGTGCCCGCTATGGGGTGCTGGCGCGCTGA
- a CDS encoding YfaZ family outer membrane protein, with product MIKSFGLALSSAGLLLAGHQAMALSVSASGGPNSQGIEASQTVFPTLRAGVGYFTSDDSGEDADFYSGSLMFTPYLPGIDLAVGGRYQYQDTAYGDGGGLGLGGSAFVDTPIPLTSVGGYGFYTPKGLSHGDIDKSYEYGAQARVNIVSQTYLYGGYRYYRTEFDDRGEHTLHSGPTFGVSIGF from the coding sequence ATGATCAAGTCATTCGGTTTGGCCCTTTCATCCGCCGGGCTCCTGCTGGCCGGTCATCAGGCCATGGCGCTCAGCGTTTCCGCCAGCGGCGGCCCGAACTCTCAGGGCATCGAAGCCAGCCAGACGGTCTTCCCCACCCTGCGCGCCGGGGTCGGCTATTTCACTTCCGACGACAGCGGCGAGGATGCCGATTTCTATTCCGGCTCGCTGATGTTCACGCCCTACCTGCCGGGCATCGATCTGGCGGTGGGCGGCCGCTACCAGTATCAGGACACGGCCTATGGCGACGGCGGCGGCCTGGGGCTGGGCGGCTCGGCGTTCGTCGACACGCCGATTCCGCTGACCTCGGTGGGTGGCTACGGCTTCTACACCCCCAAGGGGCTGAGCCACGGCGATATCGACAAGAGCTACGAATACGGTGCCCAGGCGCGCGTCAATATCGTCTCGCAGACCTATCTCTACGGCGGTTATCGTTACTACCGCACGGAGTTCGACGACCGCGGCGAGCATACGCTGCACAGCGGTCCGACGTTCGGCGTCAGCATCGGTTTCTGA
- the trmL gene encoding tRNA (uridine(34)/cytosine(34)/5-carboxymethylaminomethyluridine(34)-2'-O)-methyltransferase TrmL, which yields MLDIVLFEPEIPPNTGNLIRLCANTGFRLHLIEPLGFTLDDKRLRRAGLDYHEWARVTVHADWSAFLRDIAPERVFAISTRGRTGYHEPAYKPGDALVFGPETRGLPQAMLDALPAEQRLRLPMLPDSRSLNLSNAAAILVYEAWRQLEFVGAGLPGAETGSEHPAADSTGIPDTAGNAGDE from the coding sequence ATGCTCGATATCGTGCTCTTCGAACCCGAGATTCCGCCCAATACCGGCAACCTGATCCGGCTGTGCGCCAACACCGGGTTCCGCCTGCACTTGATCGAGCCGCTGGGCTTTACGCTGGACGACAAGCGCCTGCGCCGCGCCGGGCTGGATTACCACGAATGGGCGCGGGTGACGGTGCATGCCGACTGGTCGGCGTTCCTGCGCGACATCGCCCCCGAGCGGGTCTTCGCAATTTCCACCCGCGGGCGCACCGGCTACCATGAGCCGGCCTACAAGCCCGGCGATGCGCTGGTGTTCGGGCCCGAGACCCGCGGCCTGCCGCAGGCGATGCTCGACGCCCTGCCGGCGGAACAGCGACTGCGCCTGCCGATGCTGCCCGACAGCCGCAGTCTCAATCTGTCCAACGCCGCGGCGATCCTGGTCTACGAGGCCTGGCGCCAGCTTGAATTCGTTGGGGCCGGCCTTCCGGGGGCCGAAACCGGGAGCGAGCACCCGGCAGCCGATTCGACGGGCATACCAGACACAGCCGGAAACGCCGGCGACGAGTAA
- the rep gene encoding DNA helicase Rep — protein MSIQQRLATLNPRQQEAVRFIDGPCLVLAGAGSGKTSVITSKIAYLVQECGMSARRIAAVTFTNKAAREMKERVGQLLKGREGHGLTVSTFHTLGLNIIRGELKTLGYKPGFSLFDPEDAKALLRDLMQKDAQVDADQINRVQGQISTWKNDLVLPGQALSHAADEDEQYAARLYEAYGRHLKAYNAVDFDDLIMLPVVLLSNDPEALARWRRKIHYMLVDEYQDTNISQYQLVRLLMAERGTFTVVGDDDQSIYAWRGARPENLVTLGEDFPRLRVIKLEQNYRSTQLILRAANTLIANNPHVYDKALWSDKGVGAPIRIVVNRHEEAEAERVASEILTRRIKERAEWRDFAVLYRGNFQARLLELKLQHYQIPYKLSGGTSFFSRGEIKDAMAYLRLLINPGDDNAFLRIVNVPRREIGPGTLEKLANYATERGQSLFAACHEMGLEQVLPARAVERLGRFTHFIDGVRKRMDQNEAISAIREMLRDMDYEAWLYQNASAPTVAERRMANVWILIDQLEKSMQREAGDDEASEETDDVESAISRLVLRDILEQQAEEDDSDRIQLLTLHAAKGLEFPHVYVMGLEEELLPHRNAIELDTVEEERRLAYVGITRARQTLTLTLARQRKTYGELMDCTPSRFLDELPADDLEWEGRADKEDPDKKQARGKDAIAGLRSLLG, from the coding sequence ATGTCTATTCAGCAACGTCTCGCCACGCTCAACCCGCGCCAGCAGGAAGCGGTGCGCTTCATCGACGGCCCCTGCCTGGTGCTGGCCGGCGCCGGCTCGGGAAAGACCAGCGTGATCACCTCGAAGATCGCCTACCTGGTCCAGGAGTGCGGCATGAGCGCGCGGCGGATCGCCGCGGTGACCTTCACCAACAAGGCGGCGCGCGAGATGAAGGAGCGCGTCGGCCAGTTGCTCAAGGGCCGCGAGGGCCACGGCCTGACGGTGTCGACCTTTCATACCCTGGGGTTGAACATCATTCGCGGTGAGCTCAAGACGCTGGGCTACAAGCCGGGCTTCTCGCTGTTCGACCCCGAGGACGCCAAGGCGCTGCTGCGCGACCTGATGCAGAAGGACGCCCAGGTCGACGCCGACCAGATCAATCGCGTGCAGGGCCAGATTTCCACCTGGAAGAACGACCTGGTGCTGCCCGGTCAGGCGCTGTCGCACGCCGCCGACGAGGACGAGCAGTACGCGGCGCGGCTCTACGAAGCCTACGGCCGCCACCTCAAGGCCTACAACGCGGTCGATTTCGACGACCTGATCATGCTGCCGGTGGTGCTGCTCTCGAACGATCCCGAGGCGCTGGCGCGCTGGCGGCGCAAGATCCACTACATGCTGGTCGACGAGTACCAGGACACCAACATCAGCCAGTACCAGCTGGTACGGTTGCTGATGGCCGAGCGCGGCACCTTTACCGTGGTCGGCGACGACGACCAGTCGATCTACGCCTGGCGTGGCGCGCGCCCCGAGAATCTGGTTACCCTCGGCGAGGACTTCCCGCGCCTGCGGGTGATCAAGCTCGAGCAGAACTACCGCTCGACGCAGCTGATCCTGCGTGCCGCCAACACGCTGATTGCCAACAACCCCCACGTCTACGACAAGGCGCTGTGGTCGGACAAGGGCGTCGGCGCGCCGATCCGCATCGTCGTCAATCGTCACGAGGAAGCCGAGGCCGAGCGGGTGGCCAGCGAGATCCTCACCCGGCGCATCAAGGAGCGTGCCGAATGGCGCGACTTCGCGGTGCTCTATCGCGGCAACTTCCAGGCCCGGCTGCTGGAATTGAAACTCCAGCACTACCAGATTCCCTACAAGCTCTCCGGTGGCACCTCGTTCTTCTCGCGGGGCGAGATCAAGGACGCCATGGCCTACCTGCGGCTGCTGATCAACCCCGGCGACGACAACGCCTTCCTGCGCATCGTCAACGTGCCGCGCCGCGAGATCGGCCCGGGAACGCTCGAGAAGCTCGCCAACTATGCCACCGAGCGGGGCCAGTCGCTGTTCGCCGCCTGCCACGAAATGGGCCTCGAGCAGGTGCTGCCGGCCCGGGCCGTCGAGCGCTTGGGGCGCTTCACCCACTTCATCGACGGCGTGCGCAAGCGCATGGACCAGAATGAGGCGATCAGCGCGATCCGCGAGATGCTGCGCGACATGGACTACGAGGCCTGGCTTTACCAGAACGCCAGCGCGCCGACAGTCGCCGAGCGGCGCATGGCCAACGTCTGGATCCTCATCGACCAGCTCGAGAAGTCGATGCAGCGCGAGGCCGGCGACGACGAGGCCAGCGAGGAGACCGACGACGTCGAGTCGGCGATCTCGCGGCTGGTGCTGCGCGATATCCTCGAGCAGCAGGCCGAGGAGGACGACTCCGACCGCATCCAGCTGCTGACGCTGCACGCCGCCAAGGGCCTGGAGTTCCCCCACGTCTATGTGATGGGCCTCGAGGAGGAGTTGCTGCCGCACCGCAACGCCATCGAGCTCGACACCGTCGAGGAGGAGCGCCGGCTGGCCTACGTGGGCATCACCCGTGCCCGCCAGACGCTGACCCTGACCCTGGCTCGCCAGCGCAAGACCTACGGCGAGCTGATGGACTGCACGCCCAGCCGCTTTCTCGACGAGTTGCCGGCCGACGACCTGGAGTGGGAGGGCCGCGCCGACAAGGAAGATCCCGACAAGAAGCAGGCCCGCGGCAAGGATGCCATCGCCGGGCTGCGCTCGCTGCTGGGCTGA